A genomic region of Exiguobacterium oxidotolerans JCM 12280 contains the following coding sequences:
- a CDS encoding GNAT family N-acetyltransferase, producing the protein MIRRATLMDGKALSDLMRRIDRETKYMLYEPEERSMSTEQAEAFIERFGQAANSDIFVVDVDEQLVGYVLVVGGKPSRIRHRANLVIGLLDAYTGRGLGADLLEAVDTFAVEAGLVRLELTVRKDNLRAIELYHKFGFNIEGTRIASLFIDGEYVDELAMSKIFTAEET; encoded by the coding sequence CGGACTTGATGCGACGAATTGATCGGGAAACGAAATATATGTTGTATGAACCGGAAGAACGCAGCATGTCGACGGAGCAGGCGGAAGCGTTCATCGAACGATTTGGTCAGGCAGCAAACTCGGATATCTTCGTCGTCGATGTCGATGAGCAACTCGTCGGCTATGTGTTGGTCGTCGGTGGAAAACCAAGCCGGATCCGTCACCGGGCGAACCTTGTCATCGGTTTGCTCGATGCCTATACGGGTCGCGGGCTTGGTGCCGATTTACTCGAAGCAGTCGATACGTTTGCCGTTGAAGCGGGACTTGTCCGGCTGGAATTGACGGTTCGGAAAGATAACCTGCGGGCGATTGAGCTCTATCATAAGTTTGGCTTCAACATCGAAGGCACACGAATTGCCTCGCTGTTTATTGACGGCGAGTACGTCGACGAACTGGCGATGTCGAAGATTTTTACAGCGGAAGAAACCTAA